The proteins below are encoded in one region of Sphingobium yanoikuyae:
- a CDS encoding excalibur calcium-binding domain-containing protein, which translates to MRHSPMIVVGALAAGLVGGTMLPRVGQAPVEAEVPDESWTPRNTIPHDSPMTADELDQQQPSSSSGGVAPPTNPAPPAETDGSTWSYRNCKEARAAGAAPIYRGQPGFGDHMDGDGDGIACEPYHPR; encoded by the coding sequence ATGCGACACTCTCCTATGATCGTTGTCGGCGCGCTCGCTGCCGGATTGGTTGGCGGGACGATGCTCCCGCGCGTCGGCCAAGCCCCTGTCGAAGCGGAAGTGCCTGACGAAAGCTGGACGCCTCGCAACACTATCCCTCACGATAGCCCGATGACGGCGGATGAACTCGATCAGCAGCAACCGTCTTCGTCATCCGGTGGCGTCGCCCCTCCAACCAATCCCGCACCACCAGCCGAAACCGACGGTTCGACCTGGTCATATAGAAACTGCAAGGAAGCCCGCGCGGCAGGTGCTGCCCCGATCTATCGTGGCCAACCAGGATTTGGGGATCATATGGACGGAGACGGCGACGGCATCGCATGCGAGCCGTATCACCCGCGATAA
- a CDS encoding lysozyme, whose protein sequence is MTRFEGERLQAYLCPAGILTIGVGHTGPDVKPGLTITHERSQALLAADLLRFERAVNRLGGRMSQGQFDAMVSFAFNCGEGALKSSTLLKKHLAGDYAGAGKEFARWTRGGGKVLPGLVKRRAAEAALYMSC, encoded by the coding sequence ATCACTCGATTCGAAGGCGAACGCCTTCAAGCCTATCTCTGTCCGGCAGGCATCCTCACGATCGGCGTGGGTCACACTGGCCCTGACGTGAAACCAGGCCTGACGATCACCCACGAACGATCCCAAGCGCTGCTGGCCGCCGACCTTTTGCGGTTCGAGCGTGCTGTCAATCGCCTCGGTGGACGGATGAGCCAGGGGCAGTTCGATGCGATGGTCAGCTTCGCTTTCAATTGTGGCGAAGGGGCGCTGAAATCATCGACCCTGCTGAAGAAGCATCTCGCCGGTGACTATGCCGGAGCCGGGAAGGAATTCGCCCGGTGGACCCGTGGGGGCGGCAAGGTGCTGCCTGGCCTGGTGAAACGGCGCGCGGCCGAAGCTGCGCTGTATATGTCTTGCTGA
- the sppA gene encoding signal peptide peptidase SppA: MAFVKGAWRILVAIKDGLVLLFLLLFFGLLYAALSFSPKPAKPIGSGALLLDLDGSIVEQPAEVSATAILSGSGDQAKEYRLSDILTALDAARTDDKVKAVVLDLDDFTGGGQVAIARVGKALDAVRAAKKPVFAYATLYSDDSYQLAAHASEAWVDPMGGVAIAGRGGSGLYYKGLIDKLGVNTHVYRVGTYKSFVEPYIRADQSPAAKQANQELAGALWQNWQDDVTKARPKAKVAAYAADPAAAASAAGGDMAKAALTAGLVDHLGDQEAFEERVAKVAGDPSDKDETDYAAIDYAAYVKARKPANDGQIGVLTVAGDIVDGEAGPGTAAGDTISDLLLKALDEKDLKALVVRVDSPGGSVQASEKIRRAIMEAKSGGLPIVVSMGNVAASGGYWVSTPADIVFAEPDTITGSIGVFGIIPSFEGTLAKMGITTDGVRTTPLSGQPDIAGGTTPQFDQIMQMGVEDIYRRFVGLVAQARHKTPAQIDTIAQGRVWDGGTARQIGLIDRFGDLNDAIAEAARRAKIDPAEAKPYWIEKQPDKFAEFIQSIADREKDDAGAPRDLIGREAKLQQRWALQAVADVRGLVSGAGVRADCLECRGYGAPKPVNQADARGWLALLGSAWH, from the coding sequence TTGGCATTTGTGAAGGGCGCGTGGCGCATTCTGGTCGCGATCAAGGACGGACTGGTGCTCCTGTTCCTCCTGCTCTTCTTCGGGCTGCTCTATGCCGCCCTGTCCTTCTCGCCCAAGCCGGCCAAGCCGATCGGCAGCGGCGCGCTGTTGCTGGACCTTGACGGCAGCATCGTCGAACAGCCGGCCGAGGTCAGCGCCACCGCCATCCTGTCGGGCTCGGGCGACCAGGCGAAGGAATATCGCCTGTCCGACATATTGACCGCGCTCGACGCCGCCCGCACCGACGACAAGGTGAAGGCGGTCGTGCTCGACCTCGACGATTTCACCGGCGGCGGCCAGGTCGCGATCGCCCGCGTCGGCAAGGCGCTGGACGCGGTGCGCGCCGCCAAGAAGCCGGTCTTCGCCTATGCCACCCTCTATAGCGACGACAGCTACCAGCTCGCCGCCCATGCCAGCGAAGCCTGGGTCGACCCGATGGGCGGCGTCGCCATCGCCGGGCGCGGCGGCTCCGGCCTCTACTACAAGGGGCTGATCGACAAGCTGGGCGTCAACACCCATGTCTATCGCGTCGGCACCTACAAGAGCTTCGTCGAACCCTATATCCGCGCCGACCAGTCGCCCGCGGCCAAGCAGGCCAATCAGGAACTGGCCGGCGCGCTGTGGCAGAACTGGCAGGACGACGTGACCAAGGCGCGCCCGAAGGCCAAGGTCGCGGCCTATGCCGCCGACCCGGCCGCCGCCGCCAGCGCTGCCGGCGGCGACATGGCCAAGGCTGCGCTGACCGCCGGGCTGGTCGATCATCTGGGCGATCAGGAAGCCTTTGAAGAGCGCGTCGCCAAGGTTGCAGGCGATCCGTCCGACAAGGACGAGACCGATTATGCCGCGATCGACTATGCCGCCTATGTGAAGGCCAGGAAGCCGGCCAATGACGGGCAGATCGGCGTCCTCACCGTGGCCGGCGACATTGTCGATGGAGAGGCCGGCCCCGGCACGGCGGCGGGCGACACGATTTCCGACCTGTTGCTCAAGGCGCTGGACGAGAAGGACTTGAAGGCCCTGGTCGTGCGCGTCGATTCGCCGGGCGGATCGGTGCAGGCGTCGGAAAAGATCCGCCGCGCCATCATGGAGGCCAAGTCCGGCGGCCTGCCGATCGTCGTGTCGATGGGCAATGTCGCGGCAAGCGGCGGCTATTGGGTCTCGACCCCGGCCGACATCGTCTTTGCCGAACCCGACACCATCACCGGGTCGATCGGCGTGTTCGGCATCATCCCGAGCTTCGAGGGCACGCTGGCCAAGATGGGCATCACCACCGACGGCGTGCGCACCACGCCTTTGTCGGGCCAGCCCGATATCGCCGGCGGCACTACCCCGCAATTCGACCAGATCATGCAGATGGGGGTCGAGGATATCTATCGCCGCTTCGTCGGCCTGGTTGCGCAGGCCCGGCACAAGACGCCGGCGCAGATCGACACCATCGCCCAGGGCCGCGTCTGGGACGGCGGCACCGCCCGCCAGATCGGCCTCATTGACCGGTTCGGCGACCTCAACGACGCGATCGCCGAAGCGGCGCGCCGCGCCAAGATCGATCCGGCCGAGGCCAAGCCCTACTGGATCGAGAAGCAGCCGGACAAGTTCGCCGAGTTCATCCAGTCGATCGCCGACCGCGAGAAGGACGATGCCGGCGCCCCGCGCGACCTGATCGGTCGCGAAGCGAAGCTGCAGCAGCGCTGGGCGCTGCAGGCCGTCGCCGATGTGCGCGGGCTGGTGAGCGGTGCGGGCGTGCGCGCCGACTGCCTGGAATGCCGCGGCTATGGCGCGCCCAAGCCTGTGAACCAGGCGGATGCGCGCGGATGGCTGGCGTTGCTGGGATCAGCCTGGCACTGA